CACCAGAAATGTATTTAGTAATCATAGCCCTAACATTAATGTGTTAGATATAAATCCCGCATATATAAATCAATTTGTAAAAACAAGAACTAAAAACAATGTGACACAGAGTGCCATCGACTCTAGTTTGAGAGATCTAAGACGTATAATCAATTACTTTTCAAATGAAAACTGTGTTATACCATCTAGCTATAGATATCCTTTTGGTAAAGGTGGTTACTCCATTCAAAATTTCTTTCCTAGGAAATTAGTGATGTCAAACGATAACATAAAAAGTATAATCGAGTTAAAGGAATTTTCATCAGAACACGAAGAATATGCCAAGAATATATGGGAGATCCTTTACCGATGTAACGGTATCAATTTCGCAGATCTATTAAGGATGCGTTGGGACAATATAAAAGGAGATTACCTGATATTCTTTAGAAAAAAAACAGAAACTACCCGTAAGAACAATAAAAAAGAAATCGTGGTCCCGTTGAGTAATGAACTATTAGCACTTTTTGAACGTGTTGGTAAGAAGCATAGTCCATTCATAATAGGAAAGTTAAATGAAGGTTATGCCGATAATACATTCGAAAACAAAAGTAAAAAGATGAGTAAACAAATTAATAAAGATCTAAAAAGTTTGGGAACTAAACTTGGTATAACAATACCATTGAAACTAAAAACTGCTCGTGATGCTTATGCTACTTCACTTCGAAGAGCTGGTGTTTCAAAAGACGACATCGGGGAAATGCTGGGGCATTCTAATTCAATCGTGACTGAGCACTATCTAGCTAGTATAGATTTAGAAAGTACTAAAGCTATAAATCAGCACTTACTGTAACCAAGTTTGTAAACTAAGTCTTTTTTCAATTGAAAATTAATAATAACCTCTGTTACTTATTATTGGCCTCGCTGATAATTACAATAGAAAAATAAAAAACTAATTATGGAAAAACAATTAAATAGAATCGCTAAAAATCTACAAGAAAGCATTGAAAATACTTTTAATAATGAACCTACAGGAATTTGCTACCTAACTGGACATTGCATGACTGAAATTTTAAATACTATGGGATATAAAACCAAAAAAGTAACTGGAAAATTAGCTTTGAAATATAAAAATATGGATAAATATGCAGTTTATGGAAAATTAAAAGGTTCCGATGTAGGTGATTATCATACATGGTGTGAGTTGGATTCTGATGGTAAAAT
This sequence is a window from Flavobacterium ammoniigenes. Protein-coding genes within it:
- a CDS encoding tyrosine-type recombinase/integrase, with product MAKFNLYLDTRVEKKGGLYNLTIRVNVGNEQFFLIISKMTIVQHHNIFVKTSMDKASIEFRETCTLYINKCEKIYRDQKQFNKDEFRTLFFKKEEESNNTGSLFLSDLFDQFINENKSLKPKTQKHFQYTRNVFSNHSPNINVLDINPAYINQFVKTRTKNNVTQSAIDSSLRDLRRIINYFSNENCVIPSSYRYPFGKGGYSIQNFFPRKLVMSNDNIKSIIELKEFSSEHEEYAKNIWEILYRCNGINFADLLRMRWDNIKGDYLIFFRKKTETTRKNNKKEIVVPLSNELLALFERVGKKHSPFIIGKLNEGYADNTFENKSKKMSKQINKDLKSLGTKLGITIPLKLKTARDAYATSLRRAGVSKDDIGEMLGHSNSIVTEHYLASIDLESTKAINQHLL